A genomic stretch from Lathyrus oleraceus cultivar Zhongwan6 chromosome 2, CAAS_Psat_ZW6_1.0, whole genome shotgun sequence includes:
- the LOC127123638 gene encoding secreted RxLR effector protein 161-like produces MDDANPVGTPMECGSKLSKHENGEIVNPTLYKSLVGSLRYLTSTRPDILYFIGVVSRYMEALTTTHFKATKRFLRYIKGTINFGLHYYSSNNYEIVGYSDSDWSEDLDDKKSTTDFVLFMEDTIFTWMSKKQSIVTLLTCEADCKKLNKKVPVEEAPKEVVPRKQQQYVPKENISQSRNGSLEETLDMLRWILARKDRICSKLTFTGWSHKGSEVQ; encoded by the exons ATGGATGATGCCAATCCGGTTGGCACCCCGATGGAATGTGGCAGCAAGTTAAGCAAACATGAAAATGGAGAGATAGTGAATCCAACTCTTTACAAAAGTTTGGTTGGAAGTCTACGTTACTTGACAAGTACAAGGCCAGATATACTTTATTTCATAGGAGTCGTAAGTCGTTACATGGAAGCTCTAACAACAACTCACTTCAAGGCGACAAAGAGATTCCTTCGATACATCAAAGGTACAATAAACTTTGGCTTGCACTATTACTCTTCTAACAATTATGAGATTGTTGGCTATAGTGATAGTGATTGGAGTGAAGACTTGGATGATAAAAAGAGCACTACTGATTTTGTGTTATTTATGGAAGATACTATTTTCACTTGGATGTCAAAGAAGCAATCTATCGTCACACTGTTAACTTGTGAAGCCGA CTGCAAGAAATTAAACAAGAAAGTGCCGGTGGAGGAAGCTCCAAAAGAGGTGGTTCCTAGAAAACAGCAGCAGTATGTACCTAAGGAAAACATATCACAGTCTCGGAATGGCAGTTTGGAAGAAACACTGGACATGTTGAGGTGGATATTGGCAAGAAAGGACAGAATTTGTTCTAAACTCACCTTTACAGGATGGTCACATAAAGGAAGTGAAGTTCAATGA